The genomic DNA ATGCAATTTTGATTTAGTATGattcatatgtatatatggaTTTCAGCTCAATTTtggttcatttttttaatacatgtGTAAATAAACTGAATAACAGACTACTATTAATATGGGCCAACAAAAGGCCTAATACGAAAAAGTTTGTTTACAGTCCATGGAAAGCCCACAGAGCTTAAACCCCCTCCTCCAACGACTGAGAGTTTGAAGGGGAAACAAACCCTAACGTCAGTCACATCGAACTCTAAAACCACACTGAGATGGCGAAATGGTTGCGTGGCCTGAGATCCGTGACGGCGGAGGTGGCTGATCTACCGGCGTCTTCATTCGGTCGATCGATTAGGCATATTCATCAGTATCAGACGATCCAGGCGATTCCACGCGAAGCCACGGGTCGAGGAGTATCTGCTCGTGACCGGACGATTGGCCGGATTCCCGCCGTGGTTTTCCCGCAGTCGCTACTCGATACCGACGCTTCGAAGCGAGGCGCGTCGAGGAAGCAGCTTTTGACGGCGGATAAGAAGCAGATTAAGTCTATCATTGACTCTGTTGGTCTCCCATTCTTCTGTTCTACCACATTCCAGCTTCAGATCCGAGCTGGTCAGGGCTCTTCGACGCTTGTTGAATCGGGTCGAGTACTTCCTCTCAAGGTATTATTCTTAAGATTTCAGCTTCAATCGTTGAATTTAGTAAAATGCAGATATTGTGAGTGAGTTTTGAGTTTAGTGATGGGATTAGTATTGGTTTTTGGTGGTTTCTTGTTAGATTCATAGAGATGAAGAAACTGGAAAGATACTTAATTTGGTATTCGTGTGGGCTGATGATGGGGAGAAGTTGAAGGTTGATGTTCCTGTTGTTTTCAATGGATTGGATCATTGTCCTGGTCTCAAGAAAGGTAACAGCTTCGTCTTTTGTTCGCATTACTTACCTTTTTTTTCAGCTAGTTGTCACCTTGTTGTGCTTAATGAGATATCATGTGAGAACTGTTAGGAGTGTTGTGAATTGGTCTTGATGCTGGTGTGAAGATTGCCTCTGAACTGTAATAGGGATTCTCTTTTTTTCGATTGATGGAAACTTtgcattgtctttttttttgcttgctaGTGCTCATGAGTCATGTCCTTATGTTTTACTGCTATCCACCTGTTCTTACTATCGAGCTTAGCCTTGTAAATAGAATTTTATCACACTTCTATCTGATAGTAAAGTCTGCATTTCAATGGTAAAGGAATTAAAGAAACCAGATATATGatatgtgtgtggtttttcatgTGTGTATAGCAGAATTTCACTTATATCCACTGGGGAATAGACTAGTTTTATGAATGTTCTTATAGTAAAATCTTTGTAGCAACGAAAATTCGAATGTTTACCCCTGCCTGGTGTGTATAatgtcattgttttttttgtcagaaaCTGTTGGTCTTCTGTTTTGCTATCTAGATCTTTCATTCTGATTGTTTGTGACTGTGACCAGGGGGAAATCTACAGTCAATCCGAAGCACTTTAAAACTACTAGGGCCAGCGGAACACATTCCATCTAAAATCGAAATAGATGTGAGCAAACTCGACATTGACGACAAAGTGTTATTGCAAGACGTTGTATTTCATCCATCATTGAAGCTATTGAGCAAGAATGAAACCATGCCTGTGTGTAAGATTGTCGCCACAAGCCCTGTGAAAGAACCAAAAGCTGTTCCAGCATGAAAAAAATAAGTCTTTGAAAAGGGTAATGTAATGTCTCTCCGAAGTTTCTGTTCACATAACAAAGTGATCATTTCTAGAAAGGAAAGAAGCAATTTTTAGaataacccttttttttttgtataaaccTTAAGTGAAAGAACACTAAACCCTCTACTTgctatttgtgtgttttgaacGACGCAGATCCAATTCGAATTGCGGATCAAATATCtgttttgcatctttttttaattcagtCATATCCGTCGCAGTGTCCGAACAATTTGAAATAGATTTGTTTCCAACTATAGAACTTTGATTAGATTAGTTTGTACGCTGAAATAGATTCGTGTTTCCAACAAGATAGTCTTTTGAATGGGTCGTTAACACTTAAATGAAGAGCCCACACGACTTGGTCCATATCAGTGGTAACTAGGGACTAAGAATGACACGTGTCGTTTGTCGTGACCAGAAGATGTCGCCACGTattctttggttttctttgacCGTTGACTTGTTTGTGGAATCTTGCCAAAAAATGTTAGTTGACCCAGAGAACCAGTTCAGAATCTTCCCTCCCTCGCTTTGAACTCGAAATTtcaattctttatttttatttttctttatttttaacttttattttatttagtctCTGATTATTTATTGTGGAAAATTCGTAAATAAAGTCTTCGttacaaatttaatattttcaaatacatTGTTTCCTGTTTTACTTTCTCAACTCTCGTaagattgtttatatatgtgaatGAACTCAAATTCATATGgatttttcaaataaactaTTAGATCTAAATGAATATTCTAGCTGCTTTTTGTAGCTTTGACTGTCCCTTGATACgtgaattttgttaaaattgtaatGATATTGCATTTAAACGAGGTTTGTGTCTTCTAGCTTAGActtaaaaattggaaaaaagatATTTAAACGGAAGCATCCTGTGACTTGGGTATTACCGTGTCAgaatataaaatgtaaaagcAGAGTGAAATATATCAAAAGTAATATACTATAATAATCAAAAGTAGTTTACTggtatataataagaaaatatcaagTTTGTTGACGAAAAAAAGCAATATAGAAGGTGACTAGCTTAGTTAAACTAGACTAATGACCAATGTTAAGctggttttataattttagtcAATGCCTCGAGATCCGTACAGTACGGTTTTTACATTGGAGTCGACTTTACGCCTGTGTCTATTAAGAGAGATTGACATTTTCTCGCaatctttttcttaatatttccCTTTCACATCATAATAATAAGAGACTTTAGTACTAAATTTTGTGTGGTAAAAAAGTTTTCGTAATAGTGTGATGTCTTCTATATGTAGATGGAAATTTGTGGAGTAggttcatgaaaaaaaaaagaggaattcAATTGGAACACAAACAAGACAAAGGTGACAACAAAGAGGTTGGTTGGTGTATAAATATGTCCTATCTCAATAACTccaaaatgtaagaaaaaaaattcaatactgTTTACATGTAGACTTTTTTTCATTCATGTTAGTAAAAGTTTATTAACATtgacaatagttttttttatacatggtaaagttttttttttatagttttcatattcaCTTACAACTCATATGAGAGTTTTAAACTGAACTACATTTCTAAATAATAGAGTTTTTAAATAAGGTAAGATATACAAATTACTAAACCATATATGGCAACATATCtaaaaagatttttcaaaaagaaaacatatctaaaaagttgatatttttcttttaaaaaacgATATTTCATACCATAAAAAGACCAGAAAAAAGCCGTTGTAAACCCGTATCTCACACATAAACACAGACCAAACCGCCTCTCAAGGTTTTTTTCATCTTCGTCTTTATTTATAACAGAGAAAGATAAAATtccccaaaaataaaagaaaaaataatttggtccTAAAtacgtaaaaaaaataatcactctttcttcatctcttttggttagagaaattataattttttatttttttttgtgcgttctggtttttgttttttctgttaaaTCCGTTGGGTTCTTCCATGGATCCTCCTCATCGTCATCGCTTTCATCTCCTtcgttcttcttcctcttctgctcGATTCTAATAATcgtaagagaaagaaaaaaatcaaaaaaaggaTTCATTAATGTGCAGCAGGAGCAGATTTTGTATGAGCATACCATGATTCTCACGCTATGCGTTGGCTTCCGCAAATCTCGTTCTCATCTCCTTCctcttccccttcttcttctctaaaaccCGTGGCTTCTTACTCCGAATCTCCTGATCCAGATCGTCATCAGGATCGGGATCGATTTCACCGCCGCTTGTTTCGTTTCAACCGCGGTAGGCTTACCCGTCAGAGGAAGCTTCGTCACTTGACCGATGACGATGTTTTGTTGGGCGGCGAGCGTCGTGCTTCTACCTCTTCTTCCACCTTCGATTCCGGTTTAACCCGCTCTCCCAGCGCTTTCACCGCCGTTCCTCGCTCTCCCTCCGCCGTCCCCTTGCCGTTACCTCTCCCGTTACCTGAGGTCGTCGCCGGAAATCGGAGTGCCGGAAACgctagaggaggaggaggattagaTGATAGAGATCGAGATCGAGATCCTGAGAGAGTTGTTGCTGACCGCACCTCTTCTGCTCCTCCTCTCACCAGGTACCCAATTTCTTCAATTTAgggtttggagatttttttatCCTAAATcctaatttatatgatttaaaattgTGTTTAATCAGCGTAAATGGAACGAGGAGAGCTTCGGAGAATACGAGTCCGAGAAACAGAAACGGTTATTGGGTGAACATACCAACGATGAGTGCACCGACGAGTCCGTACATGAGTCCTGTGCCAAGTCCACAAAGGAAGAGTACTGGTCACGATTTGCCTTTTTTTTACTTGCCTCCTAAAAGCAATCAAGCTTGGTCTGCTCCAGATATGCCACTTGATACCTCTGGACTTCCTCCTCCTGCGTTTTACGACTTCACTGCTTTTAGTACTGACAACTCTCCGATCCATAGCCCACAACCTCGTAGCCCACGAAGGCAGATCAGAAGCCCACAGCTTAGCAGGCCATCTTCGCCGTTACATGATCACTCTGTGGCTGCACCACGGGATAGTGTTTCCTCACCATTGCATCCGAGGATGTCTGTTGATGTTGCTAATGGACGTCGTGATTGCTGTAATGTTCATCCTTTGCCTCTCCCTCCTGGAGCTGCTTGTCCTTCTTCATCAGGTGCTTCTGTTCCTCCTTGCCCTCAGGCTCCTATCAAACAGGATTCGTTTCCGATGAATTCTCAGTGGATGAAAGGGAAGCTAATAGGTCGTGGTACATTTGGTAGCGTTTACGTTGCCAGCAACAGGTAGTGATTCTTACTCATTGTATTTTTCCTTTCAGTTGCTTAGTGCCAAGAATGCTTCTGAGTTGATTTTTTCATTTGCAGCGAAAATGGAGCATTGTGTGCGATGAAGGAAGTTGAGTTATTTCCTGATGATCCAAAATCCGCAGAGTGTATAAAGCAATTAGAGCAGGTAAGATCCACGAGAGACTTTGATCTCCGTGAGTTCACTTTGGTTGTTCGTTTGTTCTATCTCataacgttttttttcttttatgtcaGGAGATCAAACTTCTAAGTAACCTTCAACATCCAAACATTGTGCAGTATTTTGGTAGTGAGACAGTGAGTATCCTCTGTTTACATGTATAGAGTTTACGTACCCAACGCAGCGTGGCTGAAGATTTATTGAGTAATTCTTTGATTTTGCATGTACAGGTAGAAGATCGTTTCTTTATATACCTGGAATATGTTCACCCGGGTTCAATAAACAAATTTATCCGTGATCATTGCGGTGGTACCATGACAGAATCTGTTGTTCGCAATTTTACTCGTCACATTTTGTCTGGCCTGGCTTATTTGCACAGTAAAAAGACAGTCCATAGGTAAATAAAGTCACAATATTACTGTAATCAATTTTTGGTGAATATTTTTCCAGATGTTGAAGCTCAAGCATATTGATTTTTCcctatttttgttatttttgtcatCAGGGATATCAAAGGTGCTAATCTCCTTGTTGATGCTGCTGGGGTTGTCAAGCTTGCTGACTTCGGCATGGCTAAACACGTGAGTTCTATATTCTGTCTAGTATTATTGTTGCTAATTGTCTTCTTCAGTGATCTGCGAATATCATGGATTCATGGTCTTTGCTTTGTTTCAGTTTGATAATAATAAAGTTGTTATTTATCTTATTCAGCTTACCGGGCAAAGAGCTGATCTCTCGTTAAAGGGAAGCCCGTACTGGATGGCACCAGAGGTTATCATTGTTCTATGATATTTGGAATTCACTAGACTCTACAAActctttctatatatgtatagtaatatatttgtttactCACACAGCTCATGCAAGCTGTGATGCAAAAAGATAGCAACCCAGATCTCGCTTTTGCTGTTGATATATGGAGTTTAGGATGTACAATCATTGAGATGTTTACCGGGAAGCCTCCTTGGAGTGAGTTTGAAGGGGTAAGCACACACATACATATGTCTGATATTGAGTTTTTTCTTCTCCTGATATCTAAAGCTCTTGTATCAACTTTGCCTTAACCATAGGCTGCAGCTATGTTCAAGGTCATGAGAGATAGCCCACCGATACCTGAATCAATGTCACCTGAGGGTAAAGACTTTCTGAGATTATGCTTCCAAAGAAACCCAGCTGAGCGACCAACCGCATCTATGTTGCTAGAACACCGGTTCCTAAAGAACTCTCTGCAACCAACCTCACCAAACAACAACGATGTCTCGAATTGCTCTCAGTCATTCAACGGGATGAACATAACGGTAAGCAAAACCTCGACACAAGCGTTGCATATCTCTCATGTACCACCGGCCTATGtcattaaatattaaacaatcTCTGCCTTACAGGAACCAAGCAGTAGAAGGGAGAAACCAAATTTCAAACTAGATCAGATTCCGCGAGCTAGAAACATGACATCCGCAGAGAGGTAATGGATCATCATCCATCCAATCACAATTTTTACTCGcattaagtttttgtttttgaagcaTGTTTGTGAAACctgtgtttcttgtttttttttctttaagtatgtgttgttttttttttttttttgtgaatggcTTGGCTTTCTCCACAGCTTCTTCACACGTacttctttttctcctccaGTGAAAGTgggcagcagcagcagcaacaacagtaCCGGTCTCCCGATCTAACAGGAATGGCGTCCCGTCTGTCTCCTCGTTCAACCCTGGAGGCTATTCAAAGCCCGTCTCTTTCCCAGAGAGCTAAACCGAGCAGTGACCGGAGAAGAACCTGCGTGACTTCAGATCACCTATGATTTGTGCAGCTTCAGAGGTTTAACAATAGAAGCTACTTCTATGCGTATTTTTGTACATGTATGTGTATGTCAATGTACGTATTTAGAGTATGGGTGTTGAGGGGGAGAATACAACTTGTATGAATGAAAATGATGTGGGTAGAAGAAATATGTACTGTATGTCTGTAAAATTATGATTGTTGAATCGATAGAAgaagcttctttctttctttcttccttcttttttttggctcaagAGAGTTTgtgtataataaaataacttGTTAAACGACGTCTCGTCGTCTTGTTTACATTTGGTTTCGGGTCTGTATCGCTTTTAAATTTAgatccaatttttaaaaaattaatgtagagaaattactataaaaaaaaacgaaaatctGATTAAATGTTGtaaatagttaaaaatacaaagtgatttgtgtaaatatCTAACCTTTCTTTGTTCCGAAAAAAGCCTATAACAACATACCCACTAATCAATTCAGGattttgaaaaaggaaaatttccaaattcCGAAACTATTCTCAGAGccgtttgggtttttttttttaatataatttttttgaattctcGTCGATTCGTCTCaacagatctctctctctcatgtcGGAGGAGAAGAAGGTAATCATTGATCTCTGTAgctcggaggaggaggaagatgatggtTTCGTTGATGAGAATAACTACGAGCACGCTGACGTAAcggatgaagaagacgaagatacGAATTCAAGGTATTTCTCTAACGCTT from Camelina sativa cultivar DH55 chromosome 2, Cs, whole genome shotgun sequence includes the following:
- the LOC104745283 gene encoding uncharacterized protein LOC104745283 — encoded protein: MAKWLRGLRSVTAEVADLPASSFGRSIRHIHQYQTIQAIPREATGRGVSARDRTIGRIPAVVFPQSLLDTDASKRGASRKQLLTADKKQIKSIIDSVGLPFFCSTTFQLQIRAGQGSSTLVESGRVLPLKIHRDEETGKILNLVFVWADDGEKLKVDVPVVFNGLDHCPGLKKGGNLQSIRSTLKLLGPAEHIPSKIEIDVSKLDIDDKVLLQDVVFHPSLKLLSKNETMPVCKIVATSPVKEPKAVPA
- the LOC104745292 gene encoding mitogen-activated protein kinase kinase kinase YODA-like isoform X2, which encodes MRWLPQISFSSPSSSPSSSLKPVASYSESPDPDRHQDRDRFHRRLFRFNRGRLTRQRKLRHLTDDDVLLGGERRASTSSSTFDSGLTRSPSAFTAVPRSPSAVPLPLPLPLPEVVAGNRSAGNARGGGGLDDRDRDRDPERVVADRTSSAPPLTSVNGTRRASENTSPRNRNGYWVNIPTMSAPTSPYMSPVPSPQRKSTGHDLPFFYLPPKSNQAWSAPDMPLDTSGLPPPAFYDFTAFSTDNSPIHSPQPRSPRRQIRSPQLSRPSSPLHDHSVAAPRDSVSSPLHPRMSVDVANGRRDCCNVHPLPLPPGAACPSSSGASVPPCPQAPIKQDSFPMNSQWMKGKLIGRGTFGSVYVASNSENGALCAMKEVELFPDDPKSAECIKQLEQEIKLLSNLQHPNIVQYFGSETVEDRFFIYLEYVHPGSINKFIRDHCGGTMTESVVRNFTRHILSGLAYLHSKKTVHRDIKGANLLVDAAGVVKLADFGMAKHLTGQRADLSLKGSPYWMAPELMQAVMQKDSNPDLAFAVDIWSLGCTIIEMFTGKPPWSEFEGAAAMFKVMRDSPPIPESMSPEGKDFLRLCFQRNPAERPTASMLLEHRFLKNSLQPTSPNNNDVSNCSQSFNGMNITEPSSRREKPNFKLDQIPRARNMTSAESFFTRTSFSPPVKVGSSSSNNSTGLPI
- the LOC104745292 gene encoding mitogen-activated protein kinase kinase kinase YODA-like isoform X1; protein product: MRWLPQISFSSPSSSPSSSLKPVASYSESPDPDRHQDRDRFHRRLFRFNRGRLTRQRKLRHLTDDDVLLGGERRASTSSSTFDSGLTRSPSAFTAVPRSPSAVPLPLPLPLPEVVAGNRSAGNARGGGGLDDRDRDRDPERVVADRTSSAPPLTSVNGTRRASENTSPRNRNGYWVNIPTMSAPTSPYMSPVPSPQRKSTGHDLPFFYLPPKSNQAWSAPDMPLDTSGLPPPAFYDFTAFSTDNSPIHSPQPRSPRRQIRSPQLSRPSSPLHDHSVAAPRDSVSSPLHPRMSVDVANGRRDCCNVHPLPLPPGAACPSSSGASVPPCPQAPIKQDSFPMNSQWMKGKLIGRGTFGSVYVASNSENGALCAMKEVELFPDDPKSAECIKQLEQEIKLLSNLQHPNIVQYFGSETVEDRFFIYLEYVHPGSINKFIRDHCGGTMTESVVRNFTRHILSGLAYLHSKKTVHRDIKGANLLVDAAGVVKLADFGMAKHLTGQRADLSLKGSPYWMAPELMQAVMQKDSNPDLAFAVDIWSLGCTIIEMFTGKPPWSEFEGAAAMFKVMRDSPPIPESMSPEGKDFLRLCFQRNPAERPTASMLLEHRFLKNSLQPTSPNNNDVSNCSQSFNGMNITEPSSRREKPNFKLDQIPRARNMTSAESESGQQQQQQQYRSPDLTGMASRLSPRSTLEAIQSPSLSQRAKPSSDRRRTCVTSDHL